The following is a genomic window from Desulfotomaculum sp..
GATGCCCCTGATCTGTTCAACCTTATCTTCTGTTATTTCAGGCCTTGTCCGATATTCCATACGAATTTCCTTCCACCGCGATTTTCATAATGCAATATTCGACATCGGATGGTTGGAGTTCTGTTTTTTTAAAAATTTTAATCAAAAAAAGCGCGGCATTTATTTCTTTTGATGTTGCGTTTGCCGCGCTTTTATCCTTTTCTCTATTGAATAGGTGATGTTATTTATTTGATAAAGAACATTCTATTTCATGAATGGAAATTAAATAGGACTGTGAATAGTAACCCCATTGCCGCGGGCGGGTATTATGTTTCAAAAAATATTCTTGACACCCCAATGACTTTTTTATATACTGAAATGCAATATTATTGTCGTTAAAAGTAATGAAGGGGAGCAAGTAGCCTGATCCCCGGGCTGCAGAGAGCTGGTGGGCGGTGTAAACCAGCGCCCGGCCGGGTGAAAGGATCGCCCCGGAACTGCCGGCTGAAAGGTGTTCAAGCCGATTAAGCCAAGGACGGATTGGCCGCTGTTAGAAAGGCCGTGTCGTTTGTTAGGCGCAAAAGCAGGCTTTTATTTTTTAAAAATAAAGGCAAGCAGGGTGGTACCGCGCGAGGATTAAACCTCCCGTCCCTGGCAGTTGGCTTTAAACTGCCGGGAACAGGGGGTTTATTATTTTTTATAAAAAATAGAGGTGTTATTATGGGTTTGGTTATTTACCTTGATGGGCAGTACGTTCCGGAAGAAAAAGCACTGGTTTCAGTATTCGATCACGGATTGCTATACGGAGACGGAGTATTTGAAGGTATCCGGGCTTATCACAACAGAGTGTTCAGAATGGATGAGCATATCCTGCGCCTTTACAAATCAGCCCGCGCTATAACCCTCCAGATTCCCTTAACAGAAGACGAGATGAAAGAAATTGTCCTTGAGACCTGCCGGCGCAACGATTTGCGGGATGGATATATCCGTCTGGTTGTTACCAGGGGTCCCGGTGATCTCGGTTTGGACCCGAGGAAATGCCATAAGCCCACGTTACTTTGTATCGCAGCCTCGATCCAGATGTATCCCGAAGAGCTGTATCAACAAGGGCTGGAGCTGATTACAGTGGCTACCAGGAGGAACCTCCCGGAGGCCTGCAATCCTCAGGTGAAGTCTTTAAATTATTTAAATAACATTTGTGCGAAGATTGAAGCCAATCTGGCAGGCGTTCCCGAAGCAATCATGCTCAACCAGCAGGGGTATGTGGCTGAAGCTACAGGAGACAATATATTTATTGTTGACGACGATTCCACCTTAATTACACCCCCTGCATCGGCAGGCGCCCTGGAGGGGGTTACCCGCAACACGGTGATGGAAATAGCGGTCAAAAAGGGAATAAAGGTGGAAGAATGCACGATGACCCGCTACGACATATACAACGCCCGGGAGTGTTTCCTTACCGGCACTGCGGCCGAAGTAATACCGGCTGTTAAGGTCGACGGCAGGCCTATTGGAGAAGGCAAGCCGGGAAAAATGACCTGGGAACTGATTGATGCTTTCCATGAAGTGACTAAAACAGACGGACCGCTGATTTTTAGGTAAAGGAGTAGTTTAAAATGCGCAGCGACATGATTAAAAACGGTCTGGAGAAGGCGCCGCACCGTTCGCTCTTAAATGCCCTCGGCTTTGTCAGTGAGGAGCTTGACCGTCCGATGATCGGTGTGGTCAATTCCTTCAACGAGATTGTGCCCGGACACATGCACCTGAATGAACTTACGGACTGCGTCAAAGCCGGGATCAGGCTTGCCGGCGGAACTCCTGTTGAATTCCCCTGCATAGCTGTATGCGACGGCATCGCCATGAACCACAGCGGAATGAAATATTCCCTGGCCAGCCGCGAACTGATTGCCGATTCAATTGAAGTAATGGCTCAAGCCCACCAGTTTGACGGACTGGTGATGGTTACCGCCTGTGATAAAATAGTCCCCGGAATGCTGATGGCGGCGGCGCGCCTGGACATTCCGTCAATCGTTGTCAGCGGCGGGCCGATGATGGCCGGACGTTATCAGGGGCGGGATATCTCCCTGAGCAATGTTTTTGAAGCCGTAGGCGCCGTCAGGGCGGGGAAAATGACTGACGATGAACTCGCCGAGATAGAAGAATCGGCCTGCCCCGGATGCGGATCCTGCGCCGGGATGTTTACGGCCAACTCAATGAATTGCCTTACCGAAGCTCTCGGCATAGCCCTGCCGGGCAACGGGACCATTCCGGCGGTTTCATCCGCCAGGAGAAGACTGGCCAAGCTGACGGGCATCAGGATAGTTTACCTGGTTAACGAGGATATCCGTCCCTCAATGATCTTAACCGAGCAGGCGTTTGAAAACGGCCTGACGGTTGACATGGCGCTGGGCTGTTCGACAAACACGGTCCTGCACCTTCCGGCTATAGCCCTGGAAGCCGGGATTAAAATCGACCTTAACAAAGTTAACGAGCTTAACAAAAAAACTCCCAACCTGTGCCGTTTAAGCCCGGTAGGCCCTCATTTCATGCAGGACCTCGACGAGGCGGGCGGAATTCCCGCCGTAATGAACGAACTGGCTAAAAAAGGCTTGCTGAGCCTTGACGCCAGGACCGTTTCCGGGACTGTGGGAGAGCAGATTAAAGGAAGACAGGTTTACCGCAGGGATGTTATCCGCAGTGTGGAAGAACCATACAGTCCCGACGGAGGAGTTGCTGTTTTAATGGGGAACCTGGCGCCGCAGGGCGCCGTAGTAAAAAAATCCGGTGTTGACGAGCAGATGCTCAAGCACCAGGGTCCGGCGAAGGTCTTTGATTCGGAAGAAGAAGCCTTCAAGGGCATTACTTCCGGCGCCATCCAAAAGGGAGACGTAGTCGTTATCCGCTATGAAGGTCCCAGGGGCGGGCCGGGAATGCGCGAGATGCTTACCCCTACCGCTACGATTGCAGGAATGGGCCTGGACAGGGACGTTGCCCTGCTGACCGACGGCCGTTTCTCGGGCGCCACCCGGGGGGCCTCAATCGGACACATTGCCCCCGAAGCGTCGCTTGGCGGCCCGCTGGCTATTGTCAGGGACGGGGATATAATTGACATCGACATCCCGGGGGGCAGATTAAACGTTCAGCTGTCCGACGAAGAAATCAAAAACCGCTTTGCCGTCTGGAGCCCGCCTGAGCCAAGGGTAAAAACAGGTTACCTGGCAAAGTACCTGCGCATGGTCGGCCCGGCTTCGGAAGGCGCCGTTGTTAGATAAGCAATGCAAAATTGGAAAGACAAAAGGCCTGGAGGTTTTAGATAAATGAAAAAAACCGGAGCCAATATTTTATTAGAGAGCTTGCGGGAAGTAGGGGTAGACACAATTTTCGGTTATCCCGGAGGCAGTGTTCTGCCCATCTATGACGCCATATTTGATTCCGATATCCGGCACATCCTGACCAGGCATGAACAGGGAGCGGTGCACGCTGCCGACGGGTATGCGAGAGCCAGCGGACGGCCGGGTGTATGCCTGGCAACTTCCGGACCCGGAGCAACCAACCTGGTTACCGGGATTGCGAACGCGTATATGGATTCGGTCCCCATCATAGCCATGACAGGCCAGGTAGTTACTTCCCAGTTGGGCAAGGATTCATTCCAGGAAGCGGATATTGTAGGGATCACACTGCCCATAACCAAACATAGTTATCTGGTTAAGAACGCCCGGGAACTGCCCAAAGTGGTCAAAGAGGCTTTTCACATAGCTACAACGGGCAGGCCCGGGCCGGTACTGATCGATATTCCCCGTGATGTCTCCGCCGCTCTTGTGGAACATGAAGAAACAGGCCCCCTTGACCTGCCGGGATACAGACTGCCGCAGACGCCTCCTCAAAGAAGGCTGGAAGAGGCAGCCAGTGTGATCATGGCCTCCCAACGCCCGGTCATCTATGCCGGAGGAGGGGTGGTCAATTCCGGCGCTTTCATAGAGTTCCAGCAATTTGCCGAAAAGATTATGGCTCCGGTGACGACGACTCTAATGGGGCTTTCCGGATTTCCGGGAAGGCATCCCCTGGCGCTGGGAATGCTGGGTATGCACGGGAGCAAATATGCGAATTACGCCGTCTGCAGCTGTGATCTGCTGATTGCCGTGGGAGTGCGTTTTGACG
Proteins encoded in this region:
- the ilvB gene encoding biosynthetic-type acetolactate synthase large subunit — encoded protein: MKKTGANILLESLREVGVDTIFGYPGGSVLPIYDAIFDSDIRHILTRHEQGAVHAADGYARASGRPGVCLATSGPGATNLVTGIANAYMDSVPIIAMTGQVVTSQLGKDSFQEADIVGITLPITKHSYLVKNARELPKVVKEAFHIATTGRPGPVLIDIPRDVSAALVEHEETGPLDLPGYRLPQTPPQRRLEEAASVIMASQRPVIYAGGGVVNSGAFIEFQQFAEKIMAPVTTTLMGLSGFPGRHPLALGMLGMHGSKYANYAVCSCDLLIAVGVRFDDRVTGKLEKFVPEAKVIHIDIDPAEIGKNVKVDIPLVGDVKNSLAELVKYLEAKPSGAWQEQVQDWKKEYPLTFEDTKEGRLKPQYVIREIYRAGQDRAKIVTDVGQHQMWSAHYYDYTRPRSFISSGGLGTMGFGLPAAIGVQVACPDELVFNIAGDGSIQMNIQELATAVNNNLPIKIAILNNGYLGMVRQWQELFYNHRYSHTELINPDFTKIAEAYGAVGMRIERQEDVAPALQEALAVKKPVVMDFLVEREENVLPMVPPGEPLDKMLG
- the ilvD gene encoding dihydroxy-acid dehydratase — its product is MRSDMIKNGLEKAPHRSLLNALGFVSEELDRPMIGVVNSFNEIVPGHMHLNELTDCVKAGIRLAGGTPVEFPCIAVCDGIAMNHSGMKYSLASRELIADSIEVMAQAHQFDGLVMVTACDKIVPGMLMAAARLDIPSIVVSGGPMMAGRYQGRDISLSNVFEAVGAVRAGKMTDDELAEIEESACPGCGSCAGMFTANSMNCLTEALGIALPGNGTIPAVSSARRRLAKLTGIRIVYLVNEDIRPSMILTEQAFENGLTVDMALGCSTNTVLHLPAIALEAGIKIDLNKVNELNKKTPNLCRLSPVGPHFMQDLDEAGGIPAVMNELAKKGLLSLDARTVSGTVGEQIKGRQVYRRDVIRSVEEPYSPDGGVAVLMGNLAPQGAVVKKSGVDEQMLKHQGPAKVFDSEEEAFKGITSGAIQKGDVVVIRYEGPRGGPGMREMLTPTATIAGMGLDRDVALLTDGRFSGATRGASIGHIAPEASLGGPLAIVRDGDIIDIDIPGGRLNVQLSDEEIKNRFAVWSPPEPRVKTGYLAKYLRMVGPASEGAVVR
- the ilvE gene encoding branched-chain-amino-acid transaminase, translated to MGLVIYLDGQYVPEEKALVSVFDHGLLYGDGVFEGIRAYHNRVFRMDEHILRLYKSARAITLQIPLTEDEMKEIVLETCRRNDLRDGYIRLVVTRGPGDLGLDPRKCHKPTLLCIAASIQMYPEELYQQGLELITVATRRNLPEACNPQVKSLNYLNNICAKIEANLAGVPEAIMLNQQGYVAEATGDNIFIVDDDSTLITPPASAGALEGVTRNTVMEIAVKKGIKVEECTMTRYDIYNARECFLTGTAAEVIPAVKVDGRPIGEGKPGKMTWELIDAFHEVTKTDGPLIFR